In Doryrhamphus excisus isolate RoL2022-K1 chromosome 7, RoL_Dexc_1.0, whole genome shotgun sequence, one genomic interval encodes:
- the LOC131132037 gene encoding APC membrane recruitment protein 1-like yields the protein MASCDVDKPPSKTRDLDTVSGTLSRCSLPDVTEEHQPDTSNAIIKSQKAGKFRTALTFFGVRKSMCILPSFFGGRSKNQSRWSSKKGIYKSKTHDGLSQISNDNSLRGGSTSTADFEYHNQSDRVEKLHSNECNVMPLPSEHKSQSLNRQKRSLKSFLNNFKHHKNHRNCGSEKTETIVMSSPHCQKVAVVQDSPHQFVTECLESEPDVPDFAICDISLAPECTDVEMVAFEKNLKQDRPKTELGDDLSLDHIDESHLMAVVSSEYKDIGRGHSEPCLLLEMMPDPALKSETPASSSDQLNLIYGGEVASLKSFDSLTGCGDIIADQEDDSLTESTASGERSRNGGGKRASCFLTYQGGGEEMASPEDLDEQCLEGFWDNNASADPCFSCNQDHTNSANPTCSHNMALVNSDGAHQASAMNTSADVLTPQSEHQESVPNSDEGYYDSTTPGPDEGQDRIDHLRTDRLPRDSYSGDALYELFATDESLISPHNESKHRLPSSIPSERLDGTDLAFSDINALKGTDLYKGKDFIEVQGTCKTLELTQNVALQAIDWTKYHLSSKPQATENYEADAFDEKGKVLASSKIMNVEEKRHSNISFTSTSDPDFETFCEPKEQQLEENKPVALPFRNVNSQTLDCSSLDGDQTVCFSQALENYEKTSQMLSDLHNTSVDVLETNTALTPNMEALPTIVAFDVVDLHNEGEYDEQIHIELEEDISSPYQELEDGYLQKDAFAECDDQMLDLYEQSLISNMWAIASLPRHRGLTRLSQTMSNPLSLERRSRSLDTESLQLNIPDAYRQGRAASLSCPQAGRDYERYYKKNVLVSAPQVRDGGRAMALPWQMRSEMSFSHPLRDGSLTEVVQKHTLFSDSSSRCLPNSKIHLCSDVPMSQEAELCSRPCHLPLPSGSCLSHSTLATPCNTDKDEFCKAAADLQSYIQCGKSRQAAIREKATLTSVPTDDPPKDATSTAADNKHHNLSLNLKGSQ from the coding sequence ATGGCTTCTTGTGACGTTGACAAGCCGCCAAGTAAGACCAGGGACTTGGATACTGTTTCGGGAACACTTTCGAGATGCAGCCTCCCTGATGTTACAGAGGAGCACCAGCCTGATACATCAAATGCTATAATCAAATCTCAGAAAGCTGGGAAATTTAGGACTGCCCTGACATTCTTCGGTGTTCGCAAAAGCATGTGTATTTTACCAAGCTTTTTTGGAGGGAGGAGTAAAAACCAGAGCAGGTGGTCTTCTAAGAAGGGAatctacaaaagcaaaacacatgATGGGCTAAGCCAAATAAGTAATGACAACAGCCTGAGAGGTGGATCCACTTCCACTGCGGATTTTGAGTACCACAACCAGAGTGACCGCGTTGAAAAGCTCCACAGTaatgaatgtaatgtaatgcctCTCCCCAGTGAACATAAATCGCAATCCCTCAATAGACAGAAACGGAGTCTGAAAagctttttaaataattttaagcaTCACAAAAACCATAGAAATTGTGGTTCAGAGAAAACTGAAACAATTGTGATGTCTTCTCCTCACTGCCAAAAAGTGGCTGTTGTCCAGGACAGTCCCCACCAGTTTGTTACAGAATGTCTGGAATCTGAACCAGATGTGCCTGATTTTGCTATCTGTGATATTTCACTGGCACCTGAATGTACTGATGTTGAAATGGTGGCTTTTGAGAAGAATCTAAAGCAAGATAGGCCAAAAACTGAGCTTGGCGATGATTTAAGTCTTGATCATATTGATGAAAGTCATTTGATGGCCGTGGTTTCCAGTGAATACAAGGACATTGGTAGAGGACATAGCGAGCCTTGCCTGTTACTTGAGATGATGCCTGATCCAGCACTGAAGTCTGAAACACCTGCAAGCTCGTCTGATCAACTGAACCTAATTTACGGAGGTGAGGTGGCCTCACTGAAGAGCTTTGATTCACTCACTGGGTGTGGGGACATCATTGCAGATCAAGAAGATGACAGCCTCACAGAGAGTACCGCTTCTGGAGAAAGGAGTAGAAATGGAGGTGGAAAGAGGGCCTCCTGTTTTCTTACCTATCAGGGTGGTGGGGAGGAAATGGCCTCACCTGAAGATTTAGATGAGCAGTGTCTTGAAGGTTTCTGGGATAATAATGCATCAGCAGACCCTTGCTTTTCTTGCAACCAAGACCACACCAATTCGGCCAACCCCACATGTTCACACAACATGGCCTTGGTGAACAGTGATGGTGCACATCAAGCCAGCGCAATGAACACATCAGCTGATGTGTTGACCCCTCAAAGCGAGCATCAAGAATCTGTCCCTAATAGCGATGAAGGCTACTATGATTCAACAACCCCAGGTCCAGATGAAGGACAAGACAGAATAGACCATCTAAGGACAGACAGATTACCGAGGGACAGTTATAGTGGGGATGCCCTCTATGAACTGTTTGCAACAGATGAGAGTCTTATCAGTCCACATAATGAAAGCAAACATAGACTGCCAAGTTCCATACCAAGTGAGCGACTAGATGGGACTGATTTGGCCTTCTCTGATATTAACGCATTAAAAGGAACAGACCTTTATAAGGGGAAGGACTTCATCGAGGTGCAGGGCACATGTAAGACCTTGGAGTTGACACAAAATGTAGCTCTGCAAGCGATAGACTGGACGAAGTATCATTTGAGTTCAAAACCACAGGCAACAGAGAATTATGAAGCAGATGCATTTGATGAAAAGGGAAAAGTGCTTGCTTCCTCAAAAATTATGAATGTCGAGGAGAAGAGGCACAGCAACATATCATTCACAAGTACATCTGATCCAGATTTTGAAACATTCTGTGAACCCAAAGAGCAACAGCTTGAGGAAAACAAGCCTGTTGCATTGCCGTTCCGAAATGTCAATTCTCAGACTCTGGATTGTAGTAGTCTGGATGGTGACCAAACCGTGTGTTTCTCTCAAGCGCTTGAAAACTATGAGAAAACCTCTCAGATGCTGAGTGACTTGCACAACACAAGTGTGGATGTCTTGGAGACAAACACTGCCCTCACCCCAAACATGGAGGCCTTACCCACTATAGTTGCGTTTGATGTTGTGGACTTGCATAATGAGGGGGAGTACGACGAGCAGATTCACATAGAACTGGAGGAGGATATCTCATCACCCTATCAGGAATTGGAAGACGGCTACCTCCAAAAAGATGCTTTTGCAGAATGTGACGATCAAATGTTAGACTTGTATGAACAGAGTCTGATTAGTAACATGTGGGCCATCGCTAGTCTCCCACGGCACCGAGGCCTTACAAGACTTAGCCAGACCATGTCCAATCCATTGTCTCTCGAAAGGAGAAGTAGGTCTCTGGACACGGAAAGCCTTCAGTTGAATATACCTGATGCATACAGACAGGGCAGAGCGGCTTCCCTTTCTTGTCCCCAAGCTGGGAGAGACTATGAGAgatattacaaaaagaatgtCCTCGTGTCTGCACCACAGGTTAGAGATGGCGGTCGAGCTATGGCCTTACCATGGCAAATGCGGTCAGAAATGTCTTTCAGCCATCCTCTGAGAGATGGCAGCCTCACTGAAGTAGTTCAGAAACATACATTATTTTCTGATTCATCCAGCAGGTGTTTACCTAACAGTAAAATCCACCTTTGCTCTGATGTGCCAATGTCACAGGAGGCAGAGCTTTGCAGTAGGCCATGCCACCTTCCCTTGCCATCAGGTTCTTGTTTATCTCACAGCACCTTAGCCACGCCATGCAATACAGACAAGGATGAGTTTTGCAAAGCTGCTGCCGATTTGCAGTCATACATTCAGTGTGGTAAAAGCAGACAAGCGGCTATTAGGGAGAAAGCAACTCTCACTAGTGTGCCTACAGATGACCCGCCAAAAGATGCGACGAGTACTGCAGCGGACAACAAACACCACAACCTGAGCTTAAATTTGAAAGGCTCTCAATAA